A DNA window from Camelina sativa cultivar DH55 chromosome 13, Cs, whole genome shotgun sequence contains the following coding sequences:
- the LOC104738413 gene encoding putative F-box only protein 15: protein MASTKRLLRFLPFELIEEILIRTPAESLNRFKSTCKQWYDLITDKRFMYNHLGRSPERFLRIDDNQTVQIMDPVTGIHKYSPLPDVFRSPHSFDYMVHCDGLMLCFGGHPIYNRERDIDLAVWNPVTSKIKRIEPLVCYSKSDYFGIGYDNTCRHNYKILRFSGPLSYDDPEECEIYEFRSDSWRSLDAKLDLDIDTDCQGVSVKGNMYWIAATYVLSFDFTMEAFKNLCVCPPFHETRRLACFSGDRLSLLLQHGDEEVSTEIEVWVTNKLSDKVVSFTKYFNVTSPQLPLLQYDTDMARPGYSIGNHKIIMAWCEGYVKEDDDKWWSCITFYQIDQGGIRKQIETGRHGSDHYGDPFICSYVYVPSLIPVPD, encoded by the coding sequence ATGGCTTCTACGAAGCGTTTGTTGCGGTTTTTGCCATTTGAGCTAATAGAAGAAATACTAATCAGGACTCCTGCTGAGTCTTTGAACCGATTCAAGTCGACGTGCAAGCAATGGTACGATCTCATCACCGACAAGAGATTCATGTACAATCACTTGGGTCGCTCTCCGGAACGTTTCTTAAGGATCGATGATAATCAGACGGTTCAAATCATGGATCCGGTGACCGGAATCCATAAATATTCACCACTCCCAGACGTGTTTCGCTCTCCACATTCGTTTGATTATATGGTTCACTGTGATGGACTCATGCTGTGTTTCGGTGGTCACCCGATTTACAATAGAGAAAGAGACATCGATCTCGCAGTTTGGAATCCGGTTACGAGTAAAATCAAACGGATCGAACCCTTGGTCTGCTACTCTAAATCTGATTACTTTGGGATTGGATACGACAATACGTGTCGCCATAATTACAAGATCTTGAGGTTTTCTGGTCCTCTGTCTTATGATGATCCAGAAGAGTGTGAGATATATGAATTCAGGTCTGATTCGTGGAGAAGTCTTGATGCTAAGCTCGATTTGGATATAGATACTGATTGCCAAGGTGTGTCAGTGAAGGGTAATATGTATTGGATTGCTGCCACATATGTTCTAAGTTTTGATTTCACCATGGAAGCGTTCAAGAACCTATGTGTTTGTCCTCCTTTCCACGAGACTAGACGATTAGCCTGTTTCAGTGGAGATAGGCTCTCTTTATTACTACAACATGGTGACGAAGAAGTATCAACTGAGATTGAGGTGTGGGTGACAAACAAGTTGAGTGATAAAGTTGTTTCGTTTACCAAATATTTTAATGTCACTAGCCCTCAGCTTCCGTTGTTACAGTACGATACTGATATGGCTCGTCCTGGATACTCCATTGGAAATCACAAAATTATCATGGCATGGTGCGAAGGATATGTcaaggaagatgatgataagtGGTGGTCTTGCATCACTTTTTACCAAATTGATCAAGGTGGGATCAGAAAACAAATCGAGACAGGACGCCATGGATCTGATCACTACGGTGACCCGTTTATTTGTAGCTATGTGTACGTTCCAAGTCTGATTCCAGTTCCAGACTAA